In one Cyprinus carpio isolate SPL01 chromosome B2, ASM1834038v1, whole genome shotgun sequence genomic region, the following are encoded:
- the LOC122136186 gene encoding transmembrane protein 275, whose protein sequence is MTLTNMVCSEQSSGTSVPKKETQTRKKRKSRPQGLPSPALCCACGLCIMLAGINITLVGAFAFSTLVPSSNPPIIIGPVLLLVAFSFFGACCICSRLPPPQSSRRTKGVGGLGFMGRGGGGLSGGAAFEIETSEHTMQDTTAVQLSPTNSPCSSHTSSPEREAPATAANATVPAPEYIPPRACKLFTMEANGPNSAAFSASTGGGGAVRLTLPSDCTAT, encoded by the coding sequence ATGACCCTCACCAATATGGTTTGCAGCGAACAGAGTTCTGGCACTTCAGTGCCCAAAAAGGAAACGCAGACCCGCAAGAAGCGTAAATCCCGTCCTCAGGGTCTGCCTTCTCCAGCCCTCTGCTGTGCATGTGGATTGTGCATCATGTTGGCAGGCATCAACATCACCTTAGTAGGCGCCTTCGCCTTCAGCACGCTTGTGCCCTCTAGCAATCCCCCAATCATCATCGGACCTGTACTCCTGCTTGTGGCATTCTCCTTCTTCGGGGCTTGCTGCATCTGCAGTCGCTTGCCTCCGCCTCAGAGCTCTCGACGGACCAAAGGAGTTGGCGGTTTGGGATTCATGGGTAGGGGCGGAGGGGGATTAAGTGGAGGCGCGGCGTTTGAGATTGAGACCAGCGAACACACGATGCAGGACACCACAGCCGTGCAGCTCAGTCCCACCAACTCGCCCTGCTCCTCTCACACCTCCAGCCCCGAAAGAGAGGCTCCTGCCACTGCCGCCAATGCCACCGTTCCCGCCCCAGAGTACATCCCTCCACGAGCCTGCAAGCTCTTCACTATGGAGGCCAATGGACCCAACTCAGCAGCTTTTTCTGCTTCTACAGGGGGTGGAGGGGCGGTCCGGCTCACTTTGCCCTCAGACTGCACCGCCACTTAA